A window of Lytechinus pictus isolate F3 Inbred chromosome 7, Lp3.0, whole genome shotgun sequence contains these coding sequences:
- the LOC129265040 gene encoding SERTA domain-containing protein 2-like, translating into MPGLVGTGTKRKRDDGEDGVEGSHRLATCSQVCSYTLQRQCVLNLSACKLQMSRQQIEPPLRRSVLICNTLRHIERELRAEGRHYDCSRVSMLISNQPLCMDAPNKESIPSSHDSSNNSSSSPAESRGCLNERSRASSENTCPAVQRCAQPLADKCSLSLSDSRLQADSVETAKTDVSHENNNCLPSIANKTTMPSHLDTAPQPTNTLTRLTDKLSRDTIKQEINSCLDMTTTPTLNAASTDIMEFGDEIFEDIDVSLYDFDLASPFIPTHTPNPNPKPPSPSSNSEDWIRSFQGDMAGLDVSSTGAQGNCRSDLMHVDELDQIMHILVDVGM; encoded by the coding sequence ATGCCTGGGCTGGTAGGGACCGGCACCAAGAGGAAGAgggatgatggtgaagatggcGTGGAAGGGAGCCATCGCTTGGCAACCTGTTCTCAGGTTTGCTCTTACACCTTACAGCGTCAGTGTGTGCTCAACCTCTCTGCTTGCAAACTCCAGATGTCTCGCCAGCAGATTGAACCACCTTTACGCCGTTCAGTGCTCATATGCAACACACTGCGGCATATTGAGCGGGAGCTTCGGGCAGAAGGTCGCCACTATGACTGTTCGAGAGTGTCTATGTTGATCTCTAACCAACCGCTCTGTATGGACGCACCGAACAAGGAGAGCATTCCATCCAGCCATGATAGCAGTAATAATTCTAGTTCTAGTCCTGCAGAATCTAGAGGATGTTTAAATGAGAGAAGTCGAGCCAGTAGTGAGAACACGTGCCCTGCTGTGCAGAGGTGTGCACAACCTTTGGCAGACAAATGTTCCCTGTCGTTGAGCGACAGTAGATTGCAAGCAGACAGTGTAGAAACAGCAAAAACAGATGTAAGCCATGAAAATAACAATTGCCTCCCATCAATTGCCAATAAAACCACTATGCCAAGCCACCTAGATACAGCTCCTCAACCAACGAACACGTTGACAAGACTGACGGACAAACTCTCAAGAGATACTATCAAACAGGAAATCAACTCTTGCTTGGACATGACCACTACTCCTACTCTGAATGCTGCCAGTACAGACATCATGGAGTTTGGTGATGAGATCTTTGAAGACATTGATGTCTCACTGTATGACTTTGATCTAGCCTCTCCATTCATTCCAACCCATAcacccaaccctaaccccaaacccccATCACCGTCTTCTAACTCAGAGGACTGGATCAGGTCTTTCCAGGGGGATATGGCGGGGTTAGACGTCTCCTCAACGGGGGCTCAGGGTAACTGCCGCAGTGACCTCATGCATGTTGATGAACTGGATCAAATTATGCACATACTGGTTGATGTCGGCATGTGA